In the Dictyostelium discoideum AX4 chromosome 6 chromosome, whole genome shotgun sequence genome, taaaccaatcattgttttttttttttataaactaatgaaaatgaaaataaaaacaaaaataaaaaaaataaaataaaaaaatgaaaaatgaaaaatgaaaaatctcgtgtgaaaaaaaaaaaaaaaaaagaaaaaaaaaaaaaaggaaaaaaaaaaaaaaaccttttatATCTAATTAACTATTTATGTAGAATGtctgatgatgaatttataGATGAATATGATGATATTTATTCAAAACTATGTCAAGAAGCACAAggtaaattaaaaaggaaaaaaagaaaaaaaataaaaaacatcattacaaatttaatattattaatattaattgttttttttttttttttttaaaataataatcaaagattttttaataattaaagatattgaaaGAATTGAAAAACCAACAGCATTAGAATTTTATAGAGAATATGTTTCACAAAATAAACCAGTTATTATTACAGGATTATTAGAAAATTGGAAAGCATATAAAGAATGGAGTGATGATTATTTAGAGAATGTAATGAAAGATGTTGAAGTAACAGTTTCAATTACAAATGATGGTTTAGCTGATGCAGTTAAaccaattaatgaaaatgatccAAAAAGTGAAAGAGTATTTTGTAAACcatttgaaaagaaaattaaatttcaagAATATATTAAACATTCAAAGAAATcatcaaaagaaaataaaaataaattagcaTATTATATCcaatatcaaaataatagtttaaatgttgaatatgataaattattaaatgatataGATGAATCGGTTATTGATTTCGCTAAAGAAGCATTTGGTAGTAATATAGATGCAACTAATTTTTGGATGGGTCAAGACAAATCAGTTTCATCACTTCATCAAGATCCATATGAAAATATGTATTGCGTTGTAAGGGGTACTAAAATATTCACTTTATTGCCACCAATAGATTACCCATTCCTATATAAATCTGAATTCCCATCTGCATCATTTGTTAATGTTGGttgtgatgataatgatgaaaatattaaattagagattcaaattgataatgatccAAAAATGAATATACCATGGATACCTGTTGACCCAACTGAAactttagaaaataatattaaacttGGTTATCCTTTAATTGAAAGAGCTCATCCAATAACCATTAGAGTTGAAGCTGGTGAAGTTTTATATTTACCATCACTTTATTTTCATAGGGTTGCTCaagaatcaaataaaactTCAAACTCATTATCAACAATAGCAATAAATTATTGGTTCGATATGAAATATGGTATAAACTatgtttattttcaatttttaaaagaaactacaaaatatcaaaaacaaattaaaaataaaaataaaaaataataaactaaataaataaataaaatttttattattaatttaattactattactattactatcactactactactactatcactattactattactattactatcactactactactattatttggtggtggtagtggtggttgttCAGAGAATAATTTTGTCATATTAAATTGaatgaattgatttttataagCTGGTGAAACTAATGGTAAAGTTTCATTTGTGAATGGGAAAGGAATATTTGTAGTTGCAACAGATACATAAActaaattttgtttaaaatcaTAAACAGCAGAATGTAGGTCACCAGTTTCCATTTGACCCATTGTATTGATTAAAGTTTGAGCTGTAATTTCAGACCAAGATTGACTTAATGAATTTGCCATACAAGGATCAGTACTTGGTTGAGAATGTTTATCAACATAAACCACATCTTTAAAGAGTGGATGTTCTGGTACTGGTGGTGCGAAACCAGGGAATGGAGTTTCATCATCGAATACTCTAACAACGTCCATTGAAACTTCAAGCAAACTTGCTGtatttgattcatttgaACCAACACCTAAATAAACTGCACAAGTTCTTGGTGTATTATAAATACGATTCAATGCTTCGTAAATACTATTATCATATTGAAGGATATCAcgtaaaatgaaataaaatggCATACCATTATGAGTGTATGTACCATTATATGAAAGCCAAACCTTTTCACAAACACCTGTTCTTTGTGAATAACCTGTTAATGCACCAATAAATGAAGTCcatgataaaattgaaaattctcCACCATCATTCTCTTGTGGATGATAAACTATCAATGTTGGATAATTAACTAATGGATTCTCTAATCCCCAATCTAAAGCTCTAACTTGAAGTAATCCACCATTAATTGTTGCTTCACTCCATGCTCCAACAATACTACATGTTGCTTTAACTAATTCTGGAAACATATGCATTCTTAATAATGTTTGATATGGTATTCCagctattaataaaaaattaaaaaattaataaacatatTCTTTCT is a window encoding:
- the jcdE gene encoding transcription factor jumonji, jmjC domain-containing protein, yielding MSDDEFIDEYDDIYSKLCQEAQDFLIIKDIERIEKPTALEFYREYVSQNKPVIITGLLENWKAYKEWSDDYLENVMKDVEVTVSITNDGLADAVKPINENDPKSERVFCKPFEKKIKFQEYIKHSKKSSKENKNKLAYYIQYQNNSLNVEYDKLLNDIDESVIDFAKEAFGSNIDATNFWMGQDKSVSSLHQDPYENMYCVVRGTKIFTLLPPIDYPFLYKSEFPSASFVNVGCDDNDENIKLEIQIDNDPKMNIPWIPVDPTETLENNIKLGYPLIERAHPITIRVEAGEVLYLPSLYFHRVAQESNKTSNSLSTIAINYWFDMKYGINYVYFQFLKETTKYQKQIKNKNKK
- the dcd1B gene encoding acid N-acylsphingosine amidohydrolase-like protein — protein: MNLIKLFIICCLLISITVKSFEIENDIDIDFEFDNSFDQSSSSAGSGSDSYDQDKCKGKPNPYPIFNKEPIFIASTANGKLYKTGDDSNQVSILHLYGEAYEMGYAHGTLLKEQVNELIPKFMEFAEIAIKEFIKTKFALRLPEFLIKLIEEFGVNAALDYVASATEQFTPKRFFNELLGLSDSSGIPYQTLLRMHMFPELVKATCSIVGAWSEATINGGLLQVRALDWGLENPLVNYPTLIVYHPQENDGGEFSILSWTSFIGALTGYSQRTGVCEKVWLSYNGTYTHNGMPFYFILRDILQYDNSIYEALNRIYNTPRTCAVYLGVGSNESNTASLLEVSMDVVRVFDDETPFPGFAPPVPEHPLFKDVVYVDKHSQPSTDPCMANSLSQSWSEITAQTLINTMGQMETGDLHSAVYDFKQNLVYVSVATTNIPFPFTNETLPLVSPAYKNQFIQFNMTKLFSEQPPLPPPNNSSSSDSNSNSNSDSSSSSDSNSNSN